Proteins from one Streptosporangium becharense genomic window:
- the ybaK gene encoding Cys-tRNA(Pro) deacylase, with protein MSKSKGKGGQGTPATVALTQAKVVFTLHPYEHDANAQAYGEEAADALGVPYERIFKTLVAEVEGGLAVAVVPVAGKLDLKAFAAALGSKRAAMAEAAKVERVTGYVVGGISPLGQRKRLPTVVDSSALDFETVYFSAGRRGLQIETAPSELVRLTGAVTAPIGKTG; from the coding sequence ATGAGCAAGAGCAAGGGCAAGGGAGGCCAGGGGACCCCCGCGACGGTCGCGCTGACCCAGGCGAAGGTCGTCTTCACCCTCCACCCCTACGAGCACGACGCGAACGCCCAGGCCTACGGCGAGGAGGCCGCCGACGCCCTCGGCGTGCCGTACGAGCGGATCTTCAAGACCCTCGTGGCCGAGGTGGAGGGCGGGCTGGCCGTCGCGGTCGTGCCGGTCGCCGGGAAGCTGGACCTCAAGGCGTTCGCCGCGGCGCTGGGGAGCAAGCGTGCGGCGATGGCCGAGGCGGCCAAGGTGGAGCGGGTCACCGGCTACGTGGTGGGCGGCATCAGCCCACTGGGGCAGCGCAAGCGCCTGCCGACGGTCGTCGACTCCTCGGCGCTGGACTTCGAGACGGTCTACTTCTCCGCGGGGCGGAGGGGCCTGCAGATCGAGACCGCGCCGTCGGAGCTGGTACGGCTCACCGGGGCGGTCACCGCCCCCATCGGCAAGACGGGCTGA
- a CDS encoding amidase → MHYLTATEMLTLLRARQVSAVELLQAHLRRIEEVNPRVNAIVTLAAERALAEAAQADRDLARGRWRGPLHGLPVAHKDLADTAGIRTTYGSPLFADHVPASDAPLVRRMREAGAITVGKTNTPEFGTGSHTVNEIFGATRNPYDLSRSAGGSSGGAAAALATGMVPLADGSDMGGSLRNPASFCNVTGLRPTPGRVPSPSPTAAWFTLSVPGPMARSAQDLALLMSVISGFDPASPLSITEGGEVFAGPLEIDPAGLRIAWSPDLGGLPVDAETAEVTARAPAVLAGLGARVEPVELDLSDAEDAFRIYRAWYYALAYGELPQERLGANVRWNVERGREVTGADLARAERLRSGLYRRMHDFFGEYDFILAPVSQVPPFPVEAPYVSEINGEALPDYLAWMRSAYWVSVLHAPAASVPCGFTAGGLPVGVQIIGPPFADMRVLRLAHAFERATGHGSRRPPLP, encoded by the coding sequence ATGCACTACCTCACCGCCACCGAGATGCTCACCCTGCTGCGCGCGCGGCAGGTCAGCGCGGTCGAGCTGCTCCAGGCGCACCTGCGCCGGATCGAGGAGGTCAACCCGCGCGTCAACGCGATCGTCACCCTGGCCGCCGAACGTGCCCTCGCCGAGGCGGCGCAGGCCGACCGCGACCTGGCGCGGGGCCGGTGGCGGGGACCGCTGCACGGGCTGCCGGTCGCGCACAAGGACCTCGCCGACACGGCGGGGATCCGCACCACGTACGGTTCCCCCCTCTTCGCCGACCACGTTCCCGCCTCGGACGCACCGCTCGTGCGGCGGATGCGCGAGGCCGGGGCGATCACCGTCGGCAAGACCAACACCCCGGAGTTCGGCACCGGCTCGCACACCGTGAACGAGATCTTCGGCGCCACCCGCAATCCCTACGACCTGTCCAGGTCGGCCGGGGGCAGCAGCGGCGGGGCCGCCGCCGCGCTGGCGACCGGCATGGTGCCCCTGGCCGACGGCTCCGACATGGGCGGCTCGCTGCGCAACCCCGCCTCCTTCTGCAACGTGACCGGGCTCCGGCCGACCCCCGGCCGGGTGCCGTCGCCCTCGCCCACGGCGGCCTGGTTCACGCTGAGCGTGCCGGGGCCGATGGCCCGCAGCGCGCAGGACCTGGCGCTGCTGATGAGCGTGATCTCCGGATTCGACCCCGCCTCACCGCTGTCGATCACCGAGGGCGGTGAGGTCTTCGCCGGGCCGCTGGAGATCGACCCGGCCGGGCTGCGCATCGCGTGGAGCCCCGACCTGGGCGGGCTGCCGGTCGACGCGGAGACGGCGGAGGTCACCGCCCGGGCGCCCGCGGTGCTCGCGGGGCTGGGTGCGCGGGTCGAGCCGGTGGAGCTGGACCTGTCGGACGCGGAGGACGCCTTCCGGATCTACCGGGCGTGGTACTACGCGCTGGCCTACGGCGAGCTGCCGCAGGAGCGGCTGGGGGCGAACGTGCGCTGGAACGTGGAGCGGGGACGCGAGGTGACCGGCGCCGACCTGGCCCGCGCCGAGCGGCTGCGCAGCGGCCTGTACCGGCGGATGCACGACTTCTTCGGTGAGTACGACTTCATCCTCGCCCCGGTCAGCCAGGTGCCGCCGTTCCCGGTGGAGGCGCCGTACGTCTCGGAGATCAACGGGGAGGCGCTGCCGGACTACCTGGCCTGGATGCGCTCGGCCTACTGGGTCAGCGTGCTGCACGCCCCCGCCGCGTCGGTGCCCTGCGGGTTCACCGCGGGCGGGCTGCCGGTGGGCGTGCAGATCATCGGGCCGCCCTTCGCCGACATGCGGGTCCTGCGGCTGGCACACGCCTTCGAACGGGCCACCGGGCACGGTTCCCGCAGACCGCCCCTGCCCTGA